The Amaranthus tricolor cultivar Red isolate AtriRed21 chromosome 6, ASM2621246v1, whole genome shotgun sequence genome has a segment encoding these proteins:
- the LOC130815089 gene encoding uncharacterized protein LOC130815089 isoform X1: MPPPSHISRQFDDAHHHKLNPLISSNGDSQSQIVPKGKAMNEYGVAKNGRVKIRGIRQIVSFKEMIRKWKEVTLNTQLKNLNTEDSDEEDCNNSNYPPDVPEGKLAVYVGPEHRRFVIPTTYLKHDHFIKLLKKVEDEYGFDHGNNLHIPCEIETFKFLIICIENEIRAKEDVKNKCNMGRGKQTLYHNTTSLSNNCHLLTLTNLENFPAKASTSKA; this comes from the exons ATGCCTCCTCCCAGTCACATTTCAAG ACAATTTGACGATGCTCATCATCATAAATTGAACCCGCTTATTTCAAGCAACGGAGATTCACAATCGCAAATTGTTCCGAAAGGCAAAGCCATGAATGAATATGGGGTGGCCAAAAATGGGCGTGTCAAAATACGTGGGATTAGACAAATTGTAAGCTTTAAAGAAATGATTCGAAAATGGAAAGAAGTCACCCTCAATACGCAACTCAAAAACTTAAACACAGAGGATTCAGACGAGGAAGATTGTAACAACTCCAACTATCCACCAGACGTTCCTGAGGGTAAATTAGCAGTTTACGTAGGACCAGAGCATCGAAGGTTCGTGATACCCACCACGTACCTTAAACATGATCATTTTATAAAACTACTTAAAAAGGTTGAAGACGAGTACGGATTTGATCATGGTAACAACCTTCATATTCCATGTGAGATCGAGACATTCAAGTTTCTCATCATCTGCATTGAAAATGAAATTAGGGCAAAGGAGGACGTCAAGAATAAATGTAACATGGGAAGAGGTAAACAAACCTTATACCATAACACGACCTCGTTATCAAATAATTGTCATTTACTAACGTTaacaaatttggaaaattttCCAGCTAAAGCATCTACATCTAAGGCTTAA
- the LOC130815089 gene encoding protein SMALL AUXIN UP-REGULATED RNA 10-like isoform X2, translated as MPPPSHISRQFDDAHHHKLNPLISSNGDSQSQIVPKGKAMNEYGVAKNGRVKIRGIRQIVSFKEMIRKWKEVTLNTQLKNLNTEDSDEEDCNNSNYPPDVPEGKLAVYVGPEHRRFVIPTTYLKHDHFIKLLKKVEDEYGFDHGNNLHIPCEIETFKFLIICIENEIRAKEDVKNKCNMGRAKASTSKA; from the exons ATGCCTCCTCCCAGTCACATTTCAAG ACAATTTGACGATGCTCATCATCATAAATTGAACCCGCTTATTTCAAGCAACGGAGATTCACAATCGCAAATTGTTCCGAAAGGCAAAGCCATGAATGAATATGGGGTGGCCAAAAATGGGCGTGTCAAAATACGTGGGATTAGACAAATTGTAAGCTTTAAAGAAATGATTCGAAAATGGAAAGAAGTCACCCTCAATACGCAACTCAAAAACTTAAACACAGAGGATTCAGACGAGGAAGATTGTAACAACTCCAACTATCCACCAGACGTTCCTGAGGGTAAATTAGCAGTTTACGTAGGACCAGAGCATCGAAGGTTCGTGATACCCACCACGTACCTTAAACATGATCATTTTATAAAACTACTTAAAAAGGTTGAAGACGAGTACGGATTTGATCATGGTAACAACCTTCATATTCCATGTGAGATCGAGACATTCAAGTTTCTCATCATCTGCATTGAAAATGAAATTAGGGCAAAGGAGGACGTCAAGAATAAATGTAACATGGGAAGAG CTAAAGCATCTACATCTAAGGCTTAA